In Alligator mississippiensis isolate rAllMis1 chromosome 10, rAllMis1, whole genome shotgun sequence, one DNA window encodes the following:
- the COG8 gene encoding conserved oligomeric Golgi complex subunit 8, producing the protein MAAAAGPGADVEEASLLAWLLPGAGPGTGSGAELAAYVAELSALGLEALGREPARLAEERARLGAQTRGLAFAHYKTFIRSAECTAQTGRGFGGVERGLARLLARLPACHEACRSFVREAEAIAASRRTNSLTLSRHTEILEVLEIPQLMDTCVRNGYYEEALELAAYVRRLERKHAAIPVIQGIVAEVRQSTQLMLSQLLQQLRAAVPLPACLRVIGYLRRMDVFTEAELRVKFLQARDAWLRSIQAALPDDDPYVHVAKTVEACRVHLFDVVTQYRAIFSDEEPLLPAGEPAVTESAIFHGWVLQKVAEFLRVLESDLQRGVGGRLDSLLGQCMYFGLSFSRVGADFRGQLAPVFQRVAMGAFRRAVQEAADKFQEEMNSYTLISAPAMLGSTIPVSVPSAQPGTLQPPMVLLDFPPLACFLNNVLVAFNDLRLCCPVALAQDVTTSLEAALCTVTTVILAFHRAEEAAFSRREQELFVQFCTAFLDDLLPYLNRCLQVLFPPAQIAQALGVPPTQLHKYGSLGCVDASRIGEPLAFILPPKEASFMPAEEKELPRESPAPVPAPEVPGPEQEADPGTPSLCEAEDQSSVDAGDVLQLEGLAAAT; encoded by the exons atggcggcggcggcggggcccgggGCGGACGTGGAGGAGGCCAGCCTGCTGGCCTGGCTGCTCCCCGGGGCCGGGCCTGGGACGGGGAGCGGGGCGGAGCTGGCCGCCTACGTGGCGGAGCTGTCGGCGCTGGGGCTGGAGGCGCTGGGCCGCGAGCCGGCGCGCCTGGCCGAGGAGCGGGCGCGGCTGGGCGCGCAGACGCGGGGCTTGGCCTTCGCGCACTACAAGACCTTCATCCGCTCGGCCGAGTGCACCGCGCAGACCGGCCGCGGCTTCGGCGGCGTCGAGCGCGGCCTCGCGCGGCTCCTGGCCCGCCTGCCCGCCTGCCACGAGGCCTGCCG GAGCTTCGTGCGGGAGGCGGAGGCGATCGCGGCGAGCCGCCGCACCAACAGCCTGACGCTGAGCCGGCACACGGAGATCCTGGAGGTGCTGGAGATCCCGCAGCTCATGGACACCTGCGTGCGCAACGGCTACTACGAGGAGGCGCTGGAGCTGGCCGCCTACGTGCGCCGGCTGGAGAGGAAGCACGCCGCCATCCCCGTCATCCAG GGCATCGTGGCGGAAGTGCGCCAGTCCACGCAGCTGATGctgagccagctgctgcagcagctgcgtGCCGCCGTCCCGCTGCCCGCCTGCCTGCGCGTCATCGGCTACCTGCGGCGCATGGACGTCTTCACGGAGGCCGAGCTGCGCGTCAAGTTCCTGCAGGCGCGGGACGCCTGGCTCCGCTCCATCCAGGCCGCCCTCCCCGACGACGACCCCTACGTGCATGTCGCCAAGACGGTGGAGGCCTGCCGCGTGCACCTCTTCGACGTGGTCACCCAGTACCGCGCCATCTTCTCGGACGAGGAGCCCCTGCTGCCCGCCGGCGAGCCGGCCGTCACCGAGAGCGCCATCTTCCACGGCTGGGTGCTGCAGAAGGTGGCGGAGTTCCTGCGGGTGCTGGAGAGCGACCTGCAGCGGGGGGTGGGCGGCCGCTTGGACTCGCTGCTGGGGCAGTGCATGTACTTCGGCCTGTCCTTCAGCCGGGTGGGGGCCGACTTCCGCGGCCAGCTGGCCCCCGTGTTCCAGCGCGTGGCCATGGGCGCTTTCCGCAGGGCCGTGCAGGAGGCCGCGGACAAGTTCCAGGAGGAGATGAACTCCTACACGCTGATCTCGGCCCcggccatgctgggcagcaccATCCCGGTGTCCGTGCCCTCTGCCCAGCCGGGGACGCTGCAGCCGCCCATGGTGCTGCTGGACTTCCCGCCTCTCGCCTGCTTCCTCAACAACGTCCTCGTGGCCTTCAATGACCTGCGGCTCTGCTGCCCCGTGGCTCTTGCCCAGGACGTGACCACGTCCCTGGAGGCGGCGCTGTGCACG GTGACCACCGTCATCCTGGCGTTTCACCGGGCCGAGGAGGCGGCTTTCAGCAGGCGGGAGCAGGAGCTTTTCGTTCAGTTCTGCACGGCCTTCCTGGACGACCTGCTCCCCTACCTCAACCGCTGTCTCCAGGTCCTCTTTCCGCCGGCCCAGATCGCGCAGGCCCTGG GGGTGCCCCCCACACAGCTGCACAAGTACGGCAGCCTGGGCTGCGTGGATGCCAGCAGGATCGGGGAGCCGCTGGCCTTTATCTTGCCACCGAAGGAGGCAAGCTTCATGCCCGCTGAGGAGAAAGAGCTGCCCCGGGAGAGCCCAGCACCTGTGCCAGCCCCGGAAGTGCCAggcccagagcaggaggcagaccCTGGCACCCCATCTCTGTGCGAGGCTGAGGACCAGAGCAGTGTGGATGCAGGGGATGTTCTGCAGCTCGAGGGACTGGCAGCTGCCACCTAG
- the NIP7 gene encoding 60S ribosome subunit biogenesis protein NIP7 homolog, which yields MRPLTEEETRVMFEKLARYIGENMQLLVDRPDGSYCFRLHKDRVYYVSERLLKLATSVPGDRLVSLGTCFGKFTKTGKFRLHVTALDYLAPYAKYKVWVKPGTEQSFLYGNHVLKSGLGRITENTAQYQGVVVYSMADVPLGFGVAAKSTQDCRKVDPMAIVVFHQADVGEYVRNEETLT from the exons ATGCGGCCGCTCACGGAGGAGGAGACGCGGGTCATGTTCGAGAAGCTGGCAAGATA CATCGGCGAGAACATGCAGCTGCTGGTGGACCGGCCCGACGGCTCCTACTGCTTCCGCCTGCACAAGGACCGCGTCTACTACGTCAG CGAGCGGCTGCTGAAGCTGGCGACGAGCGTCCCCGGCGACCGCCTGGTCTCGCTGGGCACCTGCTTCGGGAAGTTCACCAAGACGGGGAAGTTCCGGCTGCACGTCACCGCCCTCGACTACCTCGCGCCCTACGCCAAG TATAAAGTGTGGGTGAAGCCGGGCACGGAGCAGTCCTTCCTCTACGGGAACCACGTGCTGAAATCTGGCCTGGGCCGCATCACCGAGAACACGGCTCAGTACCAGGGCGTGGTGGTGTACTCCATGGCAGACGTCCCTCTG GGTTTTGGAGTGGCGGCAAAGTCCACCCAGGACTGCCGGAAAGTGGACCCCATGGCGATCGTGGTGTTTCATCAGGCGGATGTCGGGGAGTACGTGCGGAACGAGGAGACGCTGACTTAG
- the TMED6 gene encoding transmembrane emp24 domain-containing protein 6 — translation MLPLAPVVLTVALLSLLGPAGSRKTEPLSEASDQPLFRGADRYDFAIVIPGGATECFWQFAHQSGHFYFSYEVQRASGMADRHILVTASDPNGFRVGTAQDPRGQINFSTKETGFYQLCLSNRHNHFGFVQVYLDFGVLYEGFDTENQPEMERKELNDTLEAIEMSTRKLQGYIFHMWRFYNMARMRKGADYFLLEANSYYVTRWSAAQSCVILLSGALQLYFLKRLFNAPSTSKPRC, via the exons ATGCTCCCGCTGGCACCCGTCGTGCTGACCGTGGCACTGTTGAGTCTGCTGGGCCCTGCCGGGAGCCGCAAGACGGAGCCCCTGAGCGAGGCCAGTGACCAGCCTCTCTTCCGCGGGGCCGATCGCTACGACTTTGCCATTGTCATCCCTGGAGGGGCCACCGAGTGCTTCTGGCAGTTCGCACATCAGAGCGGCCACTTCTACTTCAGCTACGAG GTGCAGCGGGCGTCGGGAATGGCTGACAGACACATCCTGGTCACGGCGAGCGACCCCAATGGCTTCCGCGTAGGCACTGCCCAGGACCCGCGAGGACAGATCAACTTCTCCACCAAGGAGACAG GCTTTTACCAGCTTTGCCTGAGCAATCGCCACAACCACTTTGGGTTTGTGCAGGTTTATCTCGACTTCGGGGTGTTATACGAAGGTTTTGACACCGAGAACCAGCCCGAAATGGAGAGGAAGGAGCTCAATGACACACTGGAGGCAATTGAG ATGAGCACCCGCAAGCTGCAGGGCTACATCTTCCACATGTGGCGCTTCTACAACATGGCGCGGATGAGGAAGGGGGCCGACTACTTCCTGCTCGAGGCCAACTCCTACTACGTGACACGGTGGTCAGCGGCGCAGAGCTGCGTCATCCTCCTCTCAGGTGCGCTGCAGCTCTATTTCCTGAAGCGGCTCTTCAACGCGCCGTCCACCAGCAAGCCACGGTGCTGA